The nucleotide window CGTCGCCCTTCGGCCAACACGTCGCCCGCCAGGCGCTCGGCGAGAGGGAGGACGACATCCTGCGGGAGAACCGGGCGCTCGCCCGGAAACACCACGACATCGTCGCCGACTGGCTCGACGAGCACGGCCTCGACTGGTACGACCCAGTCGGCGTCAACGGGTTCGTGACGGTACCCGACGGGTACGACGGGTCCCGGGAGTTCTGCCGGACGGTGGTGGAGGAGGCGTCCGTCGTACTCGCGCCTGGGGACGTGTTCGGCCACGACGACTACTTCCGCATCGGCTTCGGCCTCCCGACCGACGAGCTGGAGGACGGACTCGAGCGCGTCGGGCACGTTATCGCAGACTGAGGCCCCCGGAGTGCCAGATTCGGTGGATTCGCCGGCGCGCTATCAAACCGTTTATACCGCCCGACCGGGAAGTCCGGTGCATGCCGAGAGAGCAGAAGCAGGTCCGGGAACTCCAGGAGGGGAGCTACGTCATGATGGACGATGCCCCCTGCAAGATCAACCACTACAGCACGGCGAAGCCGGGCAAACACGGCAGCGCCAAGGCCCGCGTGGAGGGCAAGGGCGTCTTCGACGACCGGAAGCGCAGCCTGAGCCAGCCGGTCGACGCGAAGGTCTGGGTCCCCATCATCGAGCGGAAGGGCGGTCAGGTCGTCTCCGTCTCGGGCAACGACGCCCAGATCATGGACCTCGACACCTACGAGACGTTCACGATGCGCGTCCCGGAGGACGAGGACTTCCAGCCGGACCAGAACATCGAGTACCTCGAGTACGAGGGCCAGCGGAAGGTCGTCGGGTAGTGCCATGACGGCCCCGTTCCCGGGCGCGCGGGCGGCCGGCGACGGGACCCACTCGGCGACCGCCGACGCCGACCGCACCGACGCCGAGCACGCCGACGCGAACTACCACCTCGTCGGCGCGCCGCTCGACGCGACGACCACCTTCCAGCCGGGGACGCGGTTCGGTCCGGATCGCGTCCGCCGGTTCGCGGGGACGTTCGACGACTACGACCGCCGCACCGACTCGTCCTTCTCCGAGGCGGCGGTCCTCGACGGCGGGAACGTCCGCGCCTGGAACGACGTCCCGGCGTACCTCGACCACCTGACCGCCGAACTCCGCGCAGCCGTCATCGACGAGGCCGTCCCGCTCACCATCGGCGGCGAGCACACCGTCACCCGGGCCGGCGTCCGCGCGACCGAACCGGACGTCCTCGTCGTCCTTGACGCACACCTCGACCTCCGCGACGAGTACGACGGCAACCCGCTGAGCCACGCCTGCGTCGTTCGCCGCTGTCTCGACGGCCTCGGTGGTTCCGACCACCCGACCGTCGACGAGGTCGTGGTCGTCGGCGCCCGAACCGGCTCACGCGAGGAGTGGGAACGATCCGAATCCGAGGACGTGACGGTCGTCCCGCCCGAGAACGCCGGCGAGTGGTCGGACCACGTGCCGGATCTCGACGGCCGCGACGTCTACCTCTCGGTCGATATCGACGGCGCGGACCCCGGGTTCGCGCCCGGCACCGGGACGATGGAGCCGTTCGGG belongs to Halorarum halophilum and includes:
- a CDS encoding translation initiation factor IF-5A; the protein is MPREQKQVRELQEGSYVMMDDAPCKINHYSTAKPGKHGSAKARVEGKGVFDDRKRSLSQPVDAKVWVPIIERKGGQVVSVSGNDAQIMDLDTYETFTMRVPEDEDFQPDQNIEYLEYEGQRKVVG
- the speB gene encoding agmatinase yields the protein MTAPFPGARAAGDGTHSATADADRTDAEHADANYHLVGAPLDATTTFQPGTRFGPDRVRRFAGTFDDYDRRTDSSFSEAAVLDGGNVRAWNDVPAYLDHLTAELRAAVIDEAVPLTIGGEHTVTRAGVRATEPDVLVVLDAHLDLRDEYDGNPLSHACVVRRCLDGLGGSDHPTVDEVVVVGARTGSREEWERSESEDVTVVPPENAGEWSDHVPDLDGRDVYLSVDIDGADPGFAPGTGTMEPFGLHPREMRDVVRGVAPHCVGFDVVEVNDRDDGQAASLAGKLLLEFVFEHAASGRD